From one Liolophura sinensis isolate JHLJ2023 chromosome 10, CUHK_Ljap_v2, whole genome shotgun sequence genomic stretch:
- the LOC135476944 gene encoding carbohydrate sulfotransferase 11-like, with product MFFHHMVVNKPLKLVYCFVPKAGCTFWKRAFYYIQKTQENEYMGSLFDIKKDEIHRLGMDKLTEVGGDFASKYAFLNDAKKIIIVREPYSRLFSAWVDKLFLPDFWRYIGVPIVQNYRSGAGITALQCGHDVSFYEFLRYVVDIGRATTFTVQQFDDHWLPISRVCQTCHVKYDIIGRMDDFSRSRDAILTSTGMHKYIATNISSMETDIDNIKLNIEAYWFTSQKNPKCISQYDLLTRLWASFQFQGFLPSDMPLQLDIVKANGQLTMEGFLKLVSDAHVHFIKESPKRGKVQRKEAMIRAYQTVPRYLLYKIKDLFHLDFSLYGYDPEPMEIFG from the coding sequence ATGTTCTTTCATCATATGGTTGTAAATAAGCCACTGAAGCTGGTGTACTGTTTTGTTCCAAAGGCTGGGTGCACATTCTGGAAAAGGGCTTTCTATTACATCCAGAAAACACAGGAAAATGAGTACATGGGTAGTCTGTTTGATATTAAAAAGGACGAAATTCACCGTCTTGGCATGGACAAGTTAACAGAAGTGGGAGGGGACTTCGCCAGTAAATATGCCTTCCTCAACGACgccaaaaaaattatcattgtCCGAGAGCCTTACTCTAGATTATTTTCAGCATGGGTTGACAAACTATTTCTGCCAGACTTTTGGAGATACATCGGCGTACCTATAGTCCAAAATTACCGAAGCGGTGCCGGAATTACTGCACTCCAGTGCGGCCATGATGTcagtttttatgaatttttacGCTACGTCGTGGACATTGGCCGGGCGACGACGTTTACAGTGCAACAGTTCGACGATCATTGGCTGCCCATATCACGTGTCTGTCAGACATGTCACGTGAAGTACGACATCATCGGACGGATGGATGACTTTTCGAGAAGCCGAGACGCCATCTTGACGTCAACAGGAATGCACAAGTACATAGCGACCAATATATCGTCAATGGAAACTGACATCGACAACATAAAACTAAATATAGAAGCCTATTGGTTCACATCACAGAAGAACCCGAAATGTATCAGCCAATACGATTTGCTCACGCGCCTCTGGGCATCTTTCCAGTTCCAGGGATTTCTGCCATCAGACATGCCACTTCAGTTAGATATCGTAAAAGCCAATGGCCAGCTGACAATGGAAGGCTTCTTAAAACTGGTGTCTGATGCGCATGTACACTTCATAAAGGAGAGTCCGAAGCGAGGGAAAGTTCAACGTAAGGAGGCCATGATTAGAGCCTACCAGACTGTCCCAAGGTATCTCCTCtacaaaattaaagacttgTTCCACCTTGACTTTAGTCTATACGGGTATGATCCAGAGCCGATGGAGATATTCGGCTAG